The following is a genomic window from Deltaproteobacteria bacterium.
ATAGGGAACGCCGTAGGTGAGGCATTTGCAATTGAGGTATGATCTTCCCCCGAAAAAACGGACAAAGTTTTATGCGGACTTGAGAGATTTCGTTTCGTAGTCGACTGGTGACATGTAATCAAGCGAAGAGTGAGTTCGCTGCCGATTGTACCAGACTTCGATG
Proteins encoded in this region:
- a CDS encoding IS3 family transposase: MEVWYNRQRTHSSLDYMSPVDYETKSLKSA